The Antarcticibacterium sp. 1MA-6-2 genome has a window encoding:
- a CDS encoding HU family DNA-binding protein, with the protein MTKADIVAKISEKLGMEKGDVQATVETFMEEVKTSLESGDNVYLRGFGSFVIKTRAEKTGRNISKNTTIKIPAHNIPAFKPARVFVDGVKTNVEVK; encoded by the coding sequence ATGACGAAAGCAGATATCGTAGCGAAAATTTCTGAAAAATTAGGAATGGAAAAAGGAGATGTTCAGGCTACTGTTGAGACCTTTATGGAAGAGGTAAAAACTTCACTTGAAAGTGGAGATAATGTTTATTTAAGAGGATTTGGAAGCTTTGTTATAAAAACAAGAGCAGAAAAAACCGGAAGAAACATTTCAAAAAACACAACAATTAAAATTCCGGCTCATAACATTCCGGCGTTTAAGCCTGCCAGGGTATTTGTGGATGGTGTTAAAACTAACGTTGAAGTAAAATAA
- a CDS encoding ribonuclease E/G: MDKELIIRTGSSAVDFALLKDGKLVELNKEEDDSNFAVGDIFLAKVRKAVPGLNAAFVNVGYTKDGFLHYHDLGPQVSSLLKFIKRVSTGKLKDYSLQNFTFEKDIDKDGSIVDVLKSNQSLLVQVMKEPISTKGPRISSELSLPGRYIVLVPFSNRVSVSQKIESKEEKDRLKRLVKSIKPKGFGIIVRTVAEGKKVAELDRDLQNLLGRWTAMSKKLYKAPHPSKVLGELNRASSILRDIFNDSFTSIWVDDETLYDQIKDFVAEIAPNKESIVKLYQSNVPVFEKFGIERQIKTSFGRTVSMSKGAYLIIEHTEAMHVIDVNSGNRSNKAKNQEDTALEVNLISATEIARQLRLRDMGGIIVIDFIDMNKAENRKALYDHLRNEMSDDRAKHKILPPSKFGLIQITRQRVRPETNIKTREENPNGTGEIEAPIIVIDKIKTDLERLIKKDHKKITLSAHPFIAAFLTRGFPSPRSQWFFDHKKWVKILPRDAYTYLEYHFHDKNGEVIE, from the coding sequence GTGGACAAAGAGTTAATTATTAGAACTGGTTCCTCTGCTGTAGATTTTGCCTTATTAAAAGATGGAAAACTTGTTGAATTAAACAAAGAAGAAGACGACAGTAATTTTGCGGTTGGAGATATATTTCTGGCCAAAGTTAGAAAAGCTGTTCCGGGACTAAATGCCGCATTTGTTAATGTGGGCTATACTAAAGATGGTTTTTTACACTATCACGATCTTGGTCCGCAAGTCTCTTCATTGTTGAAGTTCATAAAACGTGTAAGCACAGGTAAATTAAAAGATTATTCTTTACAGAATTTTACTTTTGAAAAAGATATTGATAAAGACGGCAGCATTGTTGACGTCTTAAAATCAAATCAGTCGCTACTGGTACAGGTGATGAAAGAACCCATCTCCACCAAAGGCCCCAGGATAAGCTCCGAGCTTTCCCTTCCCGGCCGTTATATTGTGCTGGTCCCATTTTCTAACCGCGTCTCTGTCTCACAAAAGATAGAAAGCAAAGAAGAGAAAGACCGCCTGAAAAGATTGGTGAAAAGTATAAAACCAAAAGGATTTGGAATTATAGTACGTACCGTAGCCGAAGGCAAAAAAGTAGCAGAGTTGGACAGAGATCTCCAGAATTTACTGGGTCGCTGGACAGCAATGAGCAAAAAACTTTATAAAGCGCCTCACCCTTCCAAAGTCTTGGGAGAATTAAACAGAGCTTCTTCAATATTGAGAGACATCTTTAATGATTCCTTCACCTCAATATGGGTAGATGACGAAACGCTTTATGATCAAATTAAAGATTTCGTGGCAGAGATTGCCCCGAATAAAGAATCAATAGTAAAATTGTATCAATCAAACGTTCCCGTTTTTGAAAAATTTGGTATCGAAAGACAAATAAAAACTTCATTTGGCCGCACCGTTTCCATGAGTAAGGGTGCCTATCTCATTATAGAGCATACAGAGGCCATGCACGTTATAGACGTGAATAGTGGCAACAGGTCCAACAAAGCAAAAAATCAGGAGGATACCGCATTAGAGGTAAACCTGATTAGCGCAACCGAAATTGCCCGCCAGCTGCGACTCCGCGATATGGGAGGTATCATTGTTATAGACTTCATTGATATGAACAAAGCTGAAAACCGAAAGGCCCTCTACGATCACCTTAGAAACGAAATGAGCGATGACCGTGCAAAGCACAAAATTTTACCTCCGAGTAAATTTGGTTTGATACAAATCACAAGACAACGCGTAAGGCCGGAAACTAATATCAAGACAAGGGAAGAAAATCCTAACGGTACAGGTGAAATTGAAGCACCTATTATTGTCATTGATAAAATAAAAACCGACCTGGAAAGGCTTATCAAAAAAGATCATAAGAAGATAACCCTTAGTGCGCATCCATTTATTGCAGCCTTTTTAACCAGAGGCTTTCCATCACCCCGCTCGCAATGGTTTTTTGACCATAAGAAGTGGGTTAAAATTTTACCAAGAGATGCTTACACGTACCTCGAATATCACTTCCACGATAAGAACGGGGAAGTCATAGAATAA
- a CDS encoding regulatory protein RecX produces the protein MKSDSAQKSYTVKEATVKLMQFCAYRDRSQKEVEDKLNEMRMIPAAQEQIIIKLMQENFLNEERYARSFVRGKFRIKKWGRIKITQELKQRQISSPIIKIAMTEIEESDYLNTLKELAEKKIRLIKEPDPYKRRQKLSNYLLQKGFEHHLVYTTAEEISDRF, from the coding sequence ATGAAGTCTGATTCAGCCCAAAAATCCTATACTGTAAAAGAAGCAACAGTAAAACTAATGCAGTTTTGTGCGTACCGTGACCGCTCTCAAAAAGAAGTGGAAGACAAGCTAAATGAGATGAGAATGATCCCGGCGGCACAGGAGCAAATAATTATAAAGCTGATGCAGGAGAATTTTTTAAATGAGGAAAGATATGCACGAAGTTTTGTACGGGGAAAGTTCAGAATAAAAAAATGGGGAAGAATAAAGATTACGCAGGAACTTAAACAACGGCAGATCTCTTCACCCATTATAAAAATAGCCATGACCGAAATAGAAGAGTCTGATTATTTAAATACCCTTAAGGAACTTGCTGAAAAGAAAATCCGGCTCATAAAAGAACCGGATCCTTATAAAAGACGTCAAAAACTCAGTAATTATTTACTTCAGAAAGGTTTTGAACATCATCTCGTTTACACAACAGCTGAAGAAATTAGTGACAGATTTTAG
- a CDS encoding ester cyclase has translation MSVEENKKAQQKFGEAINSGNLEQLGDLVSKDVKEHDPAPNQGPGPQGYIDFFTMMRNAFPDMNVDVETMVAAEDKVAFAYTLTGTHKGDFMGVSATGKSIKARGMQISSV, from the coding sequence ATGAGCGTAGAAGAAAACAAAAAAGCACAACAAAAATTTGGAGAGGCGATAAACAGTGGTAACCTGGAACAATTAGGGGATCTAGTATCAAAAGATGTAAAGGAACATGATCCTGCTCCAAATCAGGGTCCGGGTCCGCAGGGATATATAGATTTCTTTACTATGATGAGAAATGCTTTTCCTGATATGAATGTGGATGTTGAAACAATGGTTGCGGCTGAAGATAAGGTTGCTTTTGCCTACACTCTTACCGGAACTCATAAAGGAGATTTTATGGGAGTATCAGCCACCGGGAAAAGTATTAAAGCAAGAGGAATGCAAATTAGCTCAGTTTGA
- a CDS encoding cupin-like domain-containing protein produces MRLVEIPREKKLSKADFLEKYYRPQKPVVIEELIENWPAYQKWTLDYIKEVAGEKIVPLYDDRPISSKYKFNEPHLKMKMAEYIDLLRSKPTKYRIFLYHLLKEVPRLQQDFKYPKMGMRFIKQLPMLFFGGENSKVFMHYDIDFANIFHFHFHGKKQCILFAPSQTRYLYKVPHALISRQDIDFNEPDYDKFPALKKAEGYITELKHGETLYMPEGYWHQMTYLTPGFSMSLRGAPRNLAHLSKAVYNLAFMRYFDNYMRKWRGQKWIDYKNEQAIKITHRKNKIPV; encoded by the coding sequence ATGAGATTAGTTGAGATTCCAAGGGAAAAGAAACTTTCCAAAGCTGATTTCCTTGAGAAATATTACAGGCCTCAAAAACCTGTAGTAATTGAAGAGCTGATAGAGAACTGGCCAGCATATCAAAAGTGGACGCTGGATTATATTAAGGAAGTCGCAGGTGAAAAAATTGTACCTCTTTATGACGACAGGCCGATTAGCTCAAAATATAAATTTAATGAGCCCCATCTAAAGATGAAGATGGCCGAGTATATTGATTTGTTACGAAGTAAACCTACTAAGTACCGTATCTTCCTTTATCATCTCTTAAAAGAGGTGCCACGGCTCCAACAGGACTTTAAATATCCAAAGATGGGGATGAGGTTTATTAAGCAACTTCCCATGTTGTTCTTTGGAGGAGAAAATTCCAAAGTATTTATGCACTACGATATAGACTTTGCAAATATTTTCCATTTCCATTTTCACGGAAAAAAGCAGTGTATCCTGTTTGCTCCTTCTCAAACCCGCTACCTATATAAAGTTCCGCATGCGCTAATCTCCCGGCAGGATATAGACTTCAATGAACCCGATTATGATAAATTTCCCGCGCTTAAGAAAGCTGAAGGATATATTACTGAATTAAAACATGGGGAAACACTCTATATGCCAGAGGGCTATTGGCACCAGATGACCTACCTTACCCCGGGATTTTCTATGAGTCTGAGAGGAGCTCCAAGGAATTTAGCCCATCTATCAAAAGCTGTTTATAATCTTGCTTTTATGAGGTATTTTGATAATTATATGCGAAAATGGAGAGGTCAAAAGTGGATAGATTATAAAAATGAGCAGGCCATAAAAATTACCCACAGGAAAAATAAGATTCCTGTCTAA
- a CDS encoding cupin-like domain-containing protein, with the protein MGEYIDILESGPTDLRMFFFNLLQNCPELLKDFKYPNLGVKFFKKLPVLFVGGEGAKVVMHYDMDLANNFHFNFAGRKRVILYPPDQTKHLYKVPYSIVSMEIIDMDKPDLVKYPALAKAKGYEVVLEHGEALYIPSHWWHFIKYETPCLSLTLRSLPTSPKKILEVLNNLIVIRNYDNLMRKVKGQAWIDYKNRKAIRNTHKNSGIEL; encoded by the coding sequence ATGGGAGAATACATAGATATTCTCGAGAGCGGTCCTACAGATCTTCGGATGTTTTTTTTTAATCTTCTTCAAAATTGTCCGGAACTTCTTAAGGATTTCAAGTATCCCAACCTGGGTGTAAAGTTCTTTAAAAAATTGCCTGTTCTTTTTGTTGGAGGAGAAGGTGCCAAAGTGGTGATGCATTATGATATGGATCTCGCTAATAATTTCCATTTTAATTTCGCTGGAAGAAAAAGGGTAATTCTTTACCCACCAGATCAAACTAAACACTTGTACAAAGTTCCTTATTCTATTGTGAGCATGGAAATTATAGATATGGATAAACCCGATCTGGTGAAATACCCTGCTCTTGCAAAAGCTAAAGGTTATGAGGTCGTACTTGAACACGGGGAAGCATTATATATTCCCAGTCATTGGTGGCATTTCATAAAATACGAAACTCCCTGTTTATCCTTAACTTTAAGGTCGCTTCCCACTTCTCCAAAAAAGATCCTGGAAGTACTGAATAATTTAATAGTTATAAGGAACTATGATAACCTGATGCGAAAAGTTAAAGGACAGGCGTGGATTGATTACAAAAATAGAAAGGCAATAAGGAACACTCACAAAAATTCCGGTATAGAATTATGA
- the bioB gene encoding biotin synthase BioB, which produces MEIRYNWTKEEILEIYNKPFMDLLYEAASVHRQHHDQNTVQVSTLLSIKTGGCPEDCGYCPQAARYHTNIEGNDLMSVNQVKAQALRAKASGSSRVCMGAAWRNVKDGAEFDSVLEMVRTINKLDMEVCCTLGMITENQAQRLAEAGLYAYNHNLDSSEEYYKEVISTRGYQDRLDTIGNVRKTNVTVCSGGIIGMGESISDRAGMLVALATLNPQPESVPINALVPVEGTPLEEQEQVSIWEMVRMVATTRIVMPHTQVRLSAGRTQMSREGQAMCFFAGANSIFAGDKLLTTPNPDVNEDMEMFKQLGLQPQKPFVKKAQPETVSAEESKFQNLGEKPKWTRPGHSIERNLEAQKKARTRMG; this is translated from the coding sequence ATGGAAATTAGATACAACTGGACAAAGGAAGAAATACTTGAGATTTACAATAAGCCTTTTATGGATCTTCTTTATGAAGCAGCAAGTGTTCACAGGCAACATCACGACCAAAACACCGTCCAGGTTTCTACTTTACTTTCTATAAAAACAGGAGGATGTCCTGAAGACTGTGGATACTGTCCTCAGGCAGCCAGATATCATACCAATATTGAAGGTAATGACCTTATGAGTGTAAACCAGGTAAAGGCGCAGGCTTTACGGGCGAAAGCTTCGGGAAGCTCAAGAGTTTGTATGGGAGCAGCCTGGAGAAATGTGAAAGACGGGGCAGAGTTTGATTCAGTTTTGGAGATGGTACGAACCATCAATAAACTGGATATGGAAGTTTGCTGTACCCTGGGAATGATTACTGAAAATCAGGCACAACGTCTTGCTGAAGCAGGTTTATATGCATACAATCACAATCTGGATTCATCAGAAGAATATTATAAAGAAGTCATTTCAACCCGTGGCTATCAGGACAGGCTCGACACCATTGGAAATGTAAGAAAAACCAATGTGACCGTGTGTAGCGGTGGAATAATAGGAATGGGAGAATCTATTAGTGACCGTGCAGGAATGCTGGTTGCTTTAGCAACGCTTAACCCGCAGCCCGAAAGCGTGCCTATTAATGCGCTTGTACCTGTTGAGGGAACACCTTTGGAAGAACAGGAGCAGGTTTCTATATGGGAAATGGTTCGCATGGTAGCAACCACGAGAATAGTTATGCCGCATACGCAGGTAAGATTATCTGCAGGGAGAACACAAATGAGCAGGGAAGGACAGGCCATGTGCTTCTTTGCCGGAGCAAATTCCATATTCGCCGGGGATAAGTTGCTTACCACTCCTAATCCTGATGTAAATGAGGATATGGAAATGTTCAAACAACTTGGTCTTCAGCCCCAGAAACCGTTTGTGAAGAAAGCTCAGCCTGAAACGGTTTCAGCAGAAGAATCGAAGTTTCAAAACCTGGGAGAGAAGCCAAAATGGACAAGGCCGGGGCATTCTATAGAGAGAAATCTGGAAGCTCAGAAAAAAGCCAGAACCCGAATGGGATAA
- a CDS encoding beta-ketoacyl synthase N-terminal-like domain-containing protein, giving the protein MANNFVVGGSEAALTPFTIAQMQAMKIYASEDLDYPCRSLDMEKSRNSMVLGEAAGILCLQNNPEKAIAKISGIGYATEELKHSVSISANAECLQKSMKMAIGEISPSEIDAIVMHAPGTRKGDLSEVNAVKEVFGNKIPAMTSNKWKLGHTFAASGILSIEWAILMMEHQEFIPVPFKSSEEIPQKLDNILVNAVGFGGNAVSILISRL; this is encoded by the coding sequence ATGGCAAATAATTTCGTGGTTGGCGGGAGCGAAGCTGCGTTAACTCCTTTTACAATTGCTCAAATGCAGGCAATGAAAATTTATGCTTCTGAAGATCTTGATTATCCCTGCCGCTCCCTGGATATGGAAAAAAGCAGAAATTCCATGGTCCTGGGAGAAGCAGCAGGAATACTTTGCCTTCAGAATAATCCTGAAAAAGCTATAGCCAAAATCAGCGGAATTGGTTATGCTACGGAAGAGTTAAAACATTCTGTATCTATTTCAGCAAATGCGGAATGTCTTCAGAAATCTATGAAAATGGCTATTGGAGAAATAAGTCCTTCAGAAATCGATGCGATTGTAATGCACGCTCCCGGCACCCGAAAAGGAGATCTTTCCGAAGTAAATGCTGTAAAAGAAGTTTTCGGTAATAAAATTCCGGCAATGACCTCAAACAAATGGAAGCTGGGACATACTTTTGCAGCTTCGGGAATACTGAGTATAGAATGGGCAATACTTATGATGGAACATCAGGAATTTATTCCGGTTCCTTTTAAATCTTCAGAAGAAATTCCCCAAAAGTTGGACAATATTCTCGTCAATGCAGTAGGGTTTGGAGGAAATGCTGTAAGTATATTGATAAGCAGACTCTAA
- a CDS encoding beta-ketoacyl synthase N-terminal-like domain-containing protein, with the protein MKTPVYIASMASLSPLGIQQDEVWENYKSPKHFITRHIFDGNAALAAFLPASLKEEINNLREFSPKYKHLDKSVLYALLASREAVKRAGWKSGQDVGINIGSSRGATGLFEDYYRSFLSSGKAETFASPSTTLGNISSWVAQDLKSGGPEFSHSVTCSTEFTCRIKCSSVASKRDGK; encoded by the coding sequence TTGAAAACCCCGGTTTATATAGCTTCCATGGCATCTTTATCTCCTTTGGGAATACAACAGGATGAAGTATGGGAAAACTACAAGAGTCCAAAACATTTTATCACCAGGCATATATTTGATGGTAACGCGGCATTAGCGGCATTTTTACCTGCTTCCTTAAAAGAGGAAATTAATAATTTACGGGAGTTCTCCCCTAAATATAAACATTTAGATAAGTCTGTATTATATGCGTTGCTGGCCTCCAGGGAAGCAGTAAAGCGTGCAGGTTGGAAAAGTGGCCAGGATGTTGGAATTAATATAGGGAGTTCAAGGGGTGCGACCGGGCTTTTTGAAGATTATTACCGCTCTTTCTTATCATCAGGTAAAGCTGAAACTTTCGCTTCTCCATCTACAACCCTTGGCAATATTTCCTCCTGGGTTGCGCAGGACCTGAAAAGTGGTGGACCTGAATTTTCTCACAGCGTTACCTGCTCTACTGAGTTTACATGCCGTATTAAATGCAGTAGCGTGGCTTCAAAGCGGGATGGCAAATAA
- a CDS encoding SET domain-containing protein, translating to MMHPDTEVQFISDEIGYGVVATKFIPKGTITWVQDELDQVYTPGEIDKMKELTKQMVDKYTFRNNKGNFVMCWDISKYVNHSFKSNCLSTAYDFEIAIRDIQAGEELTDDYGYLNVTEAFKAKDEGTERTTVYPDDLVNFHGEWDRKLEDAMPLINSVDQPLMQLIEPAVKQQLDKIIMGEKQMESILSVYYVGDKENHI from the coding sequence ATGATGCATCCCGACACGGAAGTTCAATTTATAAGTGACGAAATAGGATATGGAGTGGTTGCCACTAAATTTATCCCAAAAGGTACAATAACATGGGTACAGGATGAGCTGGACCAGGTATACACCCCGGGTGAAATTGATAAGATGAAAGAGCTCACCAAACAAATGGTAGATAAGTACACCTTTAGAAATAACAAAGGTAACTTTGTGATGTGCTGGGATATCTCCAAATATGTAAACCACAGTTTTAAGTCAAATTGTCTTTCGACCGCCTACGATTTTGAAATTGCTATACGAGACATACAGGCAGGAGAAGAACTGACAGATGATTACGGATATTTAAATGTTACCGAAGCCTTTAAAGCTAAAGACGAGGGGACAGAAAGAACGACAGTATATCCAGATGATCTTGTAAATTTCCACGGGGAGTGGGATAGGAAGCTGGAAGATGCAATGCCTTTAATAAATAGTGTGGACCAGCCTCTAATGCAGTTAATTGAACCTGCAGTAAAGCAGCAGCTTGACAAAATTATTATGGGGGAGAAGCAAATGGAATCTATTCTTAGTGTATACTATGTAGGAGACAAGGAAAACCACATATAA